The window ATAATTCCATGTCAAAATTTATCGTTTCTCTTAAAGCCGTCTacaatttgataattaaattagctCAAATCGATTGAATAGGATTACAAAGTTCAACTAATTTTGCCATTCATATACTTAATTACAGTTTGATAATCAATCACCGACCAAAACCACGGCTATTCAAAATAATAGATATACATACAAAGCTTATCCAAATATTGATGTAATTACACGGCAAATGCGTATGTGATCTAAATCGTTATCTTTTTCACACTTCCCTATAAACCTCCATTCTTATATAAATACCATCAAGCAAACAAAATTGTGTACTCTTCATTTACCCATTTTCTGCTCTGATCATTTATATATCGATGGAGAAAGCAACTGAGAGGCAGAGGATTTTGCTCCAGCATCTACGACCATCCCTCACTAATTCCTCTCTCGAAGATGTCGATTCTATTTCCGTGAGTTTCCCCTCTAAATTGTCAACCCTTTTTATTGATTGGACTTGTATCGGATATTTGATTAATCATatactcaaaattaaatttttaggtGAAATTCATACttctaattatatttgtaatgCAATCCTTTGAATATTTGGGGTCAAATGACTTTAGGTGAAATTGTTATGATTGAGGTATTTAGCTCATGATTCATCTGCAAATTGGAATAAATACAAGTTGGTTTTGGTTTCTGCTCATTCTATTCTTAAATCTTAATCAGCTCGGATAGTGATCAAAAGACAATTACAAATCAGATATGGTTGGACTTAATTCTGAAATTATCAACTCCATCTCTTAATAATTGTGACTGTTATTCACAAGGATTGATTTTGTAAGACTCTATATGAAATGTAAACAAGAAATGTTTGAGTATAAAAGGAATCAAGAGATATGTTTGGGGTGATCCAGGATATGAAGCTGCTTATTATAGTTGAATGAAGCTTATTTTAAGTTGGAGAAGGGTGTAGTGAGAGAGAATGATTGTTGCAAAATCAATTATGCAAGACCTTGTCACTACTGAAAGCTGAAGCCTTTTGGATATTATTAATGAGTGACGTTTTATTTTCTATGCTTAGATTTACTCACTTTGTAGAAACttatatgaaattttgttttctcaaACCTGAAGTACTGATAGTGTAACTTCTGCTTATGCATTTaatgtttttacttttatgtGTGTGTACCATTTTCTCGTTCTGATCAATGCAAATATGATGCAGCAATGGGCACATATGATCTTGCTAGCTGTCtgtatttctattttgctcttctctctttcttttgtttGCTTTACACTAATGTAGGTTTTTGCTTTATTAACCAGGCATCTATATGTTCGGCCGGGGACAGTGCAGCATATCAGAGGTCTTCTATCTTTGGTGATGATGTGGTTATAGTGGCGTAAGTGATCCAACCTCACACATATTTCATAGTTACCCTTATAATATTAGGGTGACGTggttaaatatttgtttaacTGATATGCTGTTTCCTGAGGGCGTTCTACTTGTTTCTGTAGTGCCCACCGGACTGCTCTATGCAAGGCAAAGAGGGGTGGCTTCAAAGATACGTATGCTGATGATTTACTTGCCCCTGTTCTGAGGGTACTTATCTTTCTATTATACTCCGCAAATATAGTTgagaattttcaatattttatttttgcaactGCTGAATGTCACAGGCAGTCATAGAAAAAACTAATGTAAATCCAAGCGAAGTCGGGGATATTGTTGTAGGCTCGGTACTGGCACCGGGCTCCCAAAGAGCCAGTGAATGCAGGATGGCAGCGTTTTATGCCGGTTTCCCTGGTATAAAGTTGTAATTGGCGTTAGTTTATATCTCTGGTTTTCACCTATATCCTAGTGGGTCTATCTGAATGAAAATTCCACTTCACATGCAGAAACTGTTCCGGTTAGAACTGTGAATAGGCAGTGTTCTTCTGGCCTTCAAGCTGTTGCTGATGTCGCTGCAGCTATCAGAGCTGGGTTTTACGATATAGGtatgtagtatatatatattgtttccCTAAAAACATCATAATTATGCTCTTGTCAATCTGCTAAATTCTGCTTATTTTCAATCAGGGATTGGTGCTGGAATAGAATCAATGACTGTTAATCCCATGGCTTGGGAAGGATCAGTCAATCCACGGGTGAACTTACTCATATAGTGCATTAGTTCTTTCCATTAAGAGAGATTTGAACAGGCAATGGCTAACACTGCACACATTCCAGGTGAAAACAATGGTCCAAGCGCAAGATTGTCTTCTTCCAATGGGTATAACTTCAGAAAATGTTGCACACCGTTTTGGCGTGACAAGGAAGGAGCAAGATCAGGCTGCAGTAAGTTGAATATGTGCATACACTCGACCTTTCATAGTGTACGCACTCTGCACATTATTGATTTGCTGGGATGCGTTCCTTAGGTAGACTCGCATAGAAAGGCAGCTGCTGCCACCGCCTCAGGAAAGTTCAAAGATGAGATCGTTCCTGTAAAAACTAAGGTAATAAGCTTCATTCTAGTTTACcacttctttctttctccttttGTCGTTGTATCATGCTGGGGGTTCTGAACTTGAATTTGCATAAtctttttttgtaaataaaaaagattgtGGACCCAAAATCTGGAGATGAGAAAGAAGTCACAATATCTGTTGATGATGGTATACGACCAAACTCCTCTGTGGCAGACTTGGGCAAGCTGAAGCCAGTTTTCAAGAAAGATGGCACAACAACAGCCGGTAAATGTTATTGCTGCTGAGTGCTGTAAAGCAGATATTTCTACTGGGCTAATTTTGATCTTGATGCTTCAGGGAACTCGAGCCAAGTGAGTGATGGTGCTGGAGCCGTACTTCTCATGAAGAGAAGTGTTGCCATGCAGAAGGGGCTTCCCATCCTTGGAGTATTTAGGTTTGTGCAATGAATCTTGGAAATTAATTGTTAGCTGGAACCTGTGTTTTGATTCATTGTTCTATCCTCAAATACACGATTCTGTTCTGCCAGTTTTAGCAAGTTCCTGAGTAATTTATATCTAGAGAAGCATGAACCTGCAAAATATACCAAACCACGTCTTCCGTGCTCATACATTCTTATTGTATTAGTCTGTTGATCCCATCTCTTTAAAACAGTGCATGcatattctattttaagtaGATTCTTCATTTTGCTTGGAAATGAAAAACTCTTAATGTACTGTTGTTTTGTGCTGAGCTATGAGATGGATGGGGTTTGAATGCACTAGTAAAAAGTGCCTTGAGGCTGTCTGAGCGACTAATCTTCTCTAATTCTTGTTGTATGCGTGTGTAGGACCTTTGTTGCTGTTGGTGTAGACCCTGCTATCATGGGTGTTGGCCCTGCAGTCGCAATTCCTGCTGCTGTCAAATCTGCTGGTCTTGAACTTGAGGACATAGACCTATTCGAGATAAATGAGGTGAAGTTATTGAAAAGCAAAAGGGTTAAATGTTTATATTGTTGCGCGGTTTTTGATTCCTGTAATCATTCTTCAGGCGTTCGCTTCTCAATTTTTATACTGCCGTAACAAGCTCGGACTTGACCCTGAGAAGATTAATGTGAACGGAGGCGCGATGGCTATTGGACATCCCCTGGGCGCAACAGgtgtttaattatttgttacgATGTAGTTTATGTAGCTTACAGTTTGTTACCGGTAACTAGCATGATGGTAAAAGTATTGAATTTGAACAACTTATACTCCTAAGCACAGGGATTTGTATCTTATATCTATCGTTGCATGCTTGTTGAGTGCAGGAGCTCGATGTGTAGCTACCTTGTTGCATGAGATGAAGCGCCGAGGCAAAGATTGCCGCTATGGTGTGGTGTCAATGTGCATAGGTCTGTCTCTGtctttgtgtgtgtgtgtgtgtgtgtatagtTTGCTCAAGATATTGCTGTGTGAATCTTAATTACAGGCACAGGGATGGGAGCTGCTGCTGTTTTCGAACGAGGGGACTCATGTGACGAGCTTTGCAATACTCGAAAAGTCGAATCTCAGAATTTTCTGTCCAAGGATGCTAAATGAGCAGTTGAAGTTTCGGCATTGTGATGATAATATATGCTAAAAAGAAACAACTGTTGGGATGGTAATAATGTAGAACTGGACATCGAGGGCTCTGGTCCTTCACCACATTTTTATCCTTAAATGATTTTACAGGTTATGGTTAAATTGTGATGATTTTACAGATGGTTAATCGTATTGATAAACTTATTTAGTTATTTCCTTTGTACTATTGTCTACTCCATTATCTAAGTTAGGTGTGACGCCAGTTTGAGTAATCGTTTTCTTATggaacaaaatgaaatttaggGATAACGCCTCGGACTCGTCTTGCCGAGACTAGTTGCGAGTGGGCTGGCTCGGGGAGTTGCTTGTGGGGGTAGTTGTCTAGCGAGCCAGCGTGCCACGCGCACTCTTTACCCCCACGGGGCTTGTTGTAGTGTGTGCGTGGCTGGTCCATGAATGAGCGTCGTTTTATGACAGttgaaaattattgaaattaagaCTGaagttcaaaattcaaaattgatatttcatatttgccttcaaaaaattttagatttagTCATATACCGATATATTAAATGTGTTACCTTTTGGTcttaaatagtactatatgttttAGTTTAGAGTAGTTAATAATTTCGTTAAAAGTATATGTTTTAGTCTAAAGTTATTAAGTTTGTTAACTTTTGGTCTCACAATATGTTTTAGTCTAaagttaataatttcattaaaagtATATGTTTTAgtctataaattaataattcttttaaaactttaacagttaaatatattttgatcaaatttatgACTTTGAAtctaaataatttgattgatcttattttttcctctcatgattaaatatctcttatttaataataaaatatttgagtgAGTCATACTTACTTTtatatgtattaattttataataaaatgtgagtgaaatataatattcactttattataataaaagtgaaattaaaacttttattgGTGGATagactgaaaaaaaaatgagaatgacgaattgagaaaataataaataaaaatttaataaaattaataaccCTACAGGCAGAGCGACTTTGTTacattaatgtatttaattggCCTAATTCAACAGTTTTGTTTCTTTAGTGAGTTTAATTGGCCcaatttaatagttttcttacattaatgtgtttaattgacCTAATATAGTTTGGTCAATTAGCCcattaaactaattttataaattttttcaagGTCTCATTTAGTTAATGTATTAATGGATTTAATTGACttttagttaaataaaatttcaccATAGACGATAAAATCTTAttaaatagtaattaaaaaatattgaaaactaAGACCGCACGGAGTACTACCTATGAGGctatgattataaattttcgATCGGTAAAAGTGTTGTAGAATTATTGTAGACTTTAGATATATTgtgtaaatataattaaaaaaaatatacttcgttcattccataaaaataaacattactttcattactaattttggtaaaatttttctctctaacgAGCTCGATCccattaacaatacttcaatcattttttttatatactatctctctcatattatactccccctgtcccacaataggagtcacTGTTATtgtgggcacgagttttaagaattttagaaaaatgtgagttggaaaagttagtgaaatatgcgacccacttttttatcatggttttataataaaatttgagtgaagtgagttactggcatgtgagacctacttaccatttatggtaaaaatgaaatataactcttattgtggtatgaactaaaatgacaaagtttgattcttattgtgggcggagagagtataaattatgcactaaaacttaaataatcccaaaaatatctatttttatggcacatagtagtaaataaatgaagtttttttaGATGAATTTGGCGTATAGTTGAAGTAGAGTTGTTGtataacaatatttattggaaaacaTGTTGGATATGATGCAAATTGTTGAAGATGAGATTTAAGAagtttagtgagttaaataaaaaatattatagaataaataaaatgatttaatgaattttaaatagaATCATACACCTTCAAGGCCTCTGGGGCAAAATAGTCATCAGAAGTACTTTGGAGTAGTATGTTTTTTCTTCGTCCAGATCTTTAAAACTTGATTTTTCCTATTTAAGAGATAAACCACATTTCTTTAGGGACTAATTCTGAAGCTCACTCACTTAAGATTGTTAGGgtttaaaaaagaattgacTCAACTATCTCAGATTGGATGAAATGTCAATATTATCTTCTATGGCGATACAAGATTCTTTTGgcatgaattaaattaagggTTGTGATTTAATTACTCAAGGTACAACAACAAATTGTGCTAGGAATCTTGAAAAATCTATTGCTGTGGGGATTCTATCGCCATATAAGATAATATTGACCTTCTATCCATATTGTGCTAGGAATCTTCAAAAAATCTATTGGTGTTTGCATTATTCCGAGCACATGCAGGAAGAGCAGGAAAGTGAAATACGAGCACAAATTGGTGCTTGGAAATTCCGAGCTCTGTTGCTCGGACTTCGCATAAAGGAGTTGATCACTTTTCCGAGCACTTTTCTGGTGCTCGGAAAAACTAGTGTTGTGTTCGAAAAAGTGTTCGGTAATAATTTCGACGAAACAAATGGCGAGCATCACATGTGCTCGAAAACGTGATCGGGAAATGTCATCTTTCCTAGCACTATGTGGTTTTTCCTATTATTTCGTTGCTAGGTAAATGTTCGTTTATTTTGTAGTGTAAGGTTTAAAACTCTGAATTAAGTTGCTCTAAATTCTAATTAGGGCAAACACATCAACGCATGCTTTTGGTTGCTCAAACCACATGACCGCGTGCCTATCGCTTAAGCACGATGCTCAGCTGCCCTAAGCACACGAAGAAGTGGGATAATTAGCGGGTGTCCAAAaagttgttattattattattattattattattattattattattattattatttatttatttatttttattttttttttcaaatttaaaattgaattttaattaaatttgaaaatagcCCGTGATCATTTTTTGGACAAACGAAGAGGAAGTCGGCTCTTTAATTGCAAGCGACCCTCCCGTTCAACTTGTTGTGAGTCGACATGTGATGGAGAGTAACATGGTCGACATAAACAAGATCTAGTAGAAGCTAGAGTGATCTGGAATAGCTATTTAGAGCCAAAACACGTCAGTGGTTTATGTGATCactgcctataaataggcaTCATGTCTTTTCATCGAGACCAAAGCGTGTGATCACTCACCACCGATATTATATGTATCAATATATAGACACACTGTGTTTGGCCTAACTAGTGTACAACTGATCagacaaaattaattactctaAGGTGTGTTCTTCAAGTATTATGGTgctattttgtgtatttagcATTTCGTACAGTATTTTTGAgtttaataaaatcatttcTGTTTGTATTGTTATTCGATTCTTTGTACATCAATATCTAATTATCACTCActatctctttctctctcggTCGCAAGAACCACTTTTCCAAATATTCAAATGGTGAATGTGGAGGAGATCCGTCGTGCTCAACGAGCCAATGGTCCGGCCACCGTGTTGGCTATTGGCACCGCCATGCCCTTGAACTGCGTCGATCAGAGCACGTTTCCCGACTACTTCTTCCGTGTCACAAACAGCGAACATAAGACCGATCTCAAGCAAAAGTTTAAGAGCATTTGTAAGACTTCCTATTTCATGCATGCACAATTATTGGCTACCTATTGAGAATTACCGTCCGTCGTTACTTGTCActagttttagtttttagtCCGTCTGTCAATACTTGTCACGCATACTTTTTAATACTTTTGCCagtggaccccacattccactaaccttttcaactcattttctattacatctcattttctattacagtttcttaaaactcgtgccgggtcaaCTTTTGACGGGTATTGATTTTGTGTGCAGGCGAGAATTCGAAGATCAAGAAACGGTACATGCACTTGACGGAAGATCTCCTGAACCAAAACCCGAACATCGCCGCCTACGCCGCGCCGTCTCTTGACGCGCGGCAGGACATGGTGGTGGCTGAGGTCCCAAGGCTGGGCAAAGAGGCGGCCGAGAAGGCCATCAAGGAATGGGGGCAGCCCAAATCCAGCATCACACACCTCATCTTCTGCACCACCAGCGGGGCCCACATGCCCGGCGCCGACTACCACCTCACCACCCTCCTCGGCCTCCGCCCCTCGGTCAACCGCCTCATGCTCTACCAGCAGGGCTGCCACGGCGGCGCCACCGCCCTCCGCATCGCCAAGGACCTCGCCGAGAACAACGCCGGCGCCAGGGTCCTCGCCGTCTGCTCCGAGATCACCGCCATCTCCTTCCGCGGGCCCACCGAGGCCCACTTAGACAACCTCGTCGGCCAGGCGCTGTTCGGggacgccgccgccgccgtcatCGTCGGCTCCGACCCGGTGGCCGGGGCGGAGCAGCCGCTCTTCGAGATCTTCTCGGCGGCGCAGGCGGTCGTCCCCGGGAGCGAAGGCGGGATCGAGGGGCGGCTGCGTGAATCCGGGCTGATGATCCATCTCCTGAGAGATGTACCGGGCCTTATCTCGGCCCATGTGGAGGAGAGCCTGAAGAGGGCGTTTGGGCCGCTGGGGATTTCGGATTGGAACTCTTTATTCTGGATTGCGCATCCTGGTGGGCCTGCGATACTGGATCAGATCGAGGCGGAGCTGGGCCTGAAGCCCGAGAAGCTGCGGGCGTCGCGGCATGTGCTGAGCGAGTATGGGAATGTGTCTAGCACGACTGTGCTGATTATTTTGGATGAGATGAGGAAGTCCTCGGCTACGGACGGGCTGACCACCACCGGGGAGGGGCACGATTGGGGTGTGCTTTTCGGGTTCGGCCCGGGCCTCACGGTGGAGACGGTTGTGCTGCGAAGCATGCCGATTCATTCACTGTGACTTCGGTTTTGTAAACTGTAATGCTATAACTCATGAAGATGTATTTATGTTTTGATGATGTAACAATAAAGGTTGAGGATATATTCAATTTGGAACGATCTACTGGGCCTTTATGATGGgcagatttatttttaagatggATTTGTTACATGTTGATAAGATAACTATAATAGTATTAGTTCTCCTGCACTCAAGCCCATTAGCAAGCCCGAGCCCACAGATCCAGCCCAAACACCATTTCCTAATAAAGTAATGAAGATGGCCATAAGATAGCAATTCCTTGCTTAAATTTGATGAACTTGTTCAAGGTTTCCTCCAATCGACCCTACATTTATTCTAATCAATCTTATGAAGCTAGAGAAAAAGGGATAACTTGATGTTTGTCATATGTACAAATTTTGATACTCATATGATACCAATATTACATCTCAGAATCAAAACGAATCTATGAAACATATAGAAGGAACAAATGCTAACGTGAACCAAATATAAACGAATTATTGTGTTTGCATGGAGCGTAGTCTCTGAAAACAAATATCACTAATTGTCCCTGAACTTATTGTATAATCAAGGTTCTTTTTTTACAACACATACCCATGCTGGGATTTAA is drawn from Salvia hispanica cultivar TCC Black 2014 chromosome 6, UniMelb_Shisp_WGS_1.0, whole genome shotgun sequence and contains these coding sequences:
- the LOC125194260 gene encoding chalcone synthase-like; translated protein: MVNVEEIRRAQRANGPATVLAIGTAMPLNCVDQSTFPDYFFRVTNSEHKTDLKQKFKSICENSKIKKRYMHLTEDLLNQNPNIAAYAAPSLDARQDMVVAEVPRLGKEAAEKAIKEWGQPKSSITHLIFCTTSGAHMPGADYHLTTLLGLRPSVNRLMLYQQGCHGGATALRIAKDLAENNAGARVLAVCSEITAISFRGPTEAHLDNLVGQALFGDAAAAVIVGSDPVAGAEQPLFEIFSAAQAVVPGSEGGIEGRLRESGLMIHLLRDVPGLISAHVEESLKRAFGPLGISDWNSLFWIAHPGGPAILDQIEAELGLKPEKLRASRHVLSEYGNVSSTTVLIILDEMRKSSATDGLTTTGEGHDWGVLFGFGPGLTVETVVLRSMPIHSL
- the LOC125195696 gene encoding 3-ketoacyl-CoA thiolase 2, peroxisomal, coding for MEKATERQRILLQHLRPSLTNSSLEDVDSISASICSAGDSAAYQRSSIFGDDVVIVAAHRTALCKAKRGGFKDTYADDLLAPVLRAVIEKTNVNPSEVGDIVVGSVLAPGSQRASECRMAAFYAGFPETVPVRTVNRQCSSGLQAVADVAAAIRAGFYDIGIGAGIESMTVNPMAWEGSVNPRVKTMVQAQDCLLPMGITSENVAHRFGVTRKEQDQAAVDSHRKAAAATASGKFKDEIVPVKTKIVDPKSGDEKEVTISVDDGIRPNSSVADLGKLKPVFKKDGTTTAGNSSQVSDGAGAVLLMKRSVAMQKGLPILGVFRTFVAVGVDPAIMGVGPAVAIPAAVKSAGLELEDIDLFEINEAFASQFLYCRNKLGLDPEKINVNGGAMAIGHPLGATGARCVATLLHEMKRRGKDCRYGVVSMCIGTGMGAAAVFERGDSCDELCNTRKVESQNFLSKDAK